In a single window of the Myxococcus guangdongensis genome:
- a CDS encoding RluA family pseudouridine synthase: MSSSQLHTFTVAADKAGQRVDLFVGEALSLSRARLKRLFESGAVKVNGRAAKKGLTLVEGQSVAVVLEEETREAVPDQDFPLTVLHEDAELVFVDKPAGRPSHPLQSGETGTVANALVARYPECAQASVDPREGGLCHRLDVETSGVVVAARTRAAWNTVREAFGERAVDKRYLALVTGPLVDEGDIELPLRHHPRHPDRVEPAPHGAEDAREAVSRFRVLSRVGEHSVVEVRILTGVLHQVRAHLAGIGAPIVGDTLYGGREAPELGRFFLHARALGLSHPVTKKPLHVTSPLPPELRAELERLGLPLPRGEQGDAS; the protein is encoded by the coding sequence GTGAGCTCCTCCCAGCTTCACACCTTCACGGTGGCCGCCGACAAGGCGGGCCAGCGAGTGGACCTGTTCGTGGGCGAGGCGCTGAGCCTGTCGCGCGCCCGCCTCAAGCGGCTCTTCGAGTCCGGCGCGGTGAAGGTGAATGGCCGCGCGGCGAAGAAGGGCCTGACGTTGGTGGAGGGCCAGTCGGTGGCCGTCGTCCTCGAGGAGGAGACACGCGAGGCGGTGCCGGACCAGGACTTCCCGCTCACGGTGTTGCACGAGGACGCGGAGCTGGTGTTCGTGGACAAGCCCGCGGGCCGGCCCTCGCATCCGCTGCAGTCGGGGGAGACGGGCACGGTGGCCAACGCGCTCGTGGCGCGCTACCCCGAGTGCGCGCAGGCGTCGGTGGACCCGCGCGAGGGTGGGCTGTGCCATCGGCTGGACGTGGAGACGTCGGGCGTGGTGGTGGCGGCGCGCACGCGCGCGGCCTGGAACACGGTGCGCGAGGCGTTCGGTGAGCGCGCGGTGGACAAGCGCTATCTGGCGTTGGTGACGGGGCCGCTGGTGGACGAGGGCGACATCGAGCTGCCGCTGCGCCACCACCCGCGCCATCCGGACCGGGTGGAGCCGGCGCCACACGGAGCGGAGGACGCGCGCGAGGCGGTGTCGCGCTTCCGGGTGCTGTCGCGTGTGGGGGAGCACAGCGTGGTGGAGGTGCGAATCCTCACCGGCGTGTTGCATCAGGTGCGCGCGCATCTGGCGGGCATCGGCGCGCCCATCGTCGGGGACACGCTGTACGGCGGGCGCGAGGCGCCGGAGCTGGGTCGCTTCTTCCTGCACGCGCGGGCGCTGGGGCTGTCGCATCCGGTGACGAAGAAGCCCCTGCATGTCACCAGTCCCCTGCCCCCGGAGCTGCGCGCGGAGCTGGAGCGGCTGGGATTGCCGCTGCCGCGCGGTGAGCAGGGCGACGCGAGCTGA
- a CDS encoding HAD hydrolase-like protein: MTPFRLVIFDFDGTLADSLPWFRSILNDVADRFGFKRLTPEELEALRGLSGHEILAKAKVPMWRLPSIVNHMRREKLAAAASTPLFPGVPELLADLRAAGVTVAVISSDSEASVRAVLGECARAVAHFDCGAALFGKAAKFRRMVKRVKVPAREVISVGDEIRDLDAAREAGIPAAAVAWGYTLPEALARHSPDHLFRSMEELRAALLG, translated from the coding sequence ATGACGCCCTTTCGACTGGTCATCTTCGACTTCGACGGCACCCTGGCGGACTCGCTGCCATGGTTCCGCTCCATCTTGAACGACGTGGCCGACCGCTTCGGGTTCAAGCGCTTGACGCCCGAGGAGCTGGAGGCGCTCCGGGGGCTGTCCGGCCACGAAATCCTGGCGAAGGCGAAGGTGCCCATGTGGCGGCTGCCCTCCATCGTCAACCACATGCGCCGGGAGAAATTGGCGGCCGCGGCGTCGACGCCCCTGTTCCCCGGGGTGCCGGAGCTGCTCGCGGACCTGCGGGCCGCGGGCGTCACGGTGGCCGTCATCAGCTCCGACAGCGAGGCCTCCGTGCGCGCGGTGCTGGGGGAGTGCGCCAGGGCCGTGGCGCACTTCGACTGTGGCGCCGCGCTCTTCGGGAAGGCCGCGAAGTTCCGCCGCATGGTGAAGCGCGTGAAGGTCCCTGCCCGCGAGGTCATCTCCGTGGGGGATGAGATTCGAGACCTGGACGCGGCCCGGGAGGCGGGCATCCCCGCGGCGGCGGTGGCGTGGGGCTACACGCTGCCGGAGGCGCTGGCCCGACACTCGCCGGACCACCTGTTCCGCTCCATGGAGGAGCTGCGCGCCGCGCTCCTGGGCTGA
- a CDS encoding secondary thiamine-phosphate synthase enzyme YjbQ: MKTLTEYLWFETKQRRELVRLTDTVASLVRKSGIQEGMVLVSAMHITAGVFVNDDESGLHEDIWEWLQKLAPFGPDYRHHGTGEDNGDAHLKSMLVHHQVIIPVTEGKLDLGPWQQVFYAEFDGQRRKRVIVKVMGE; this comes from the coding sequence ATGAAGACCCTGACCGAGTACCTGTGGTTCGAGACGAAGCAGCGCCGGGAGCTGGTGCGCCTGACGGACACGGTGGCCTCGCTGGTGCGCAAGAGCGGCATCCAGGAGGGGATGGTGCTGGTCTCCGCCATGCACATCACGGCGGGAGTCTTCGTCAACGATGACGAGTCCGGACTGCACGAGGACATCTGGGAGTGGCTCCAGAAGCTCGCGCCATTCGGTCCGGATTATCGCCACCATGGGACAGGCGAGGACAACGGAGACGCGCACCTCAAGTCGATGCTCGTCCACCACCAGGTCATCATCCCTGTCACCGAAGGCAAACTGGACCTGGGGCCCTGGCAGCAGGTCTTCTACGCGGAGTTCGACGGACAGCGGCGCAAGCGCGTCATCGTCAAGGTGATGGGCGAGTAG
- a CDS encoding LysR family transcriptional regulator encodes MNALYEKSLDLNLLRVFVVVAEAGSVTAAAARLYLTQPAVSAALRRLTQAVGAPLFVRSGRGLALSARGRRLLSTARPHLEALVEAALAPAAFDPRTSERTVRLGLSDASEAWLLPRLLEVLAREAPRMRLVMLPAQFRNVGALMSTSAVDVALTVADELPPNIRRQTLFHEGFFCLYDPRHARPGKRLTLERYLEHEHIIVSYNGDLRGVVEDALGIQRKVRVSIPSFHGVGDLVEGSALVATVPGMVARQVVALRPALRMVKPPFAVEGSPLELFWRVTSEDDEALRFIREHVARIARSLRPST; translated from the coding sequence ATGAACGCGCTCTATGAGAAGTCGCTCGACCTGAACCTCCTCCGAGTCTTCGTCGTGGTGGCGGAGGCGGGCAGTGTCACGGCGGCGGCCGCTCGGCTGTACCTCACCCAGCCGGCGGTGAGCGCGGCGCTCCGGCGGCTGACCCAGGCCGTGGGAGCCCCCCTGTTCGTGCGCAGCGGGCGGGGGCTGGCGTTGAGCGCGAGGGGGCGGCGGCTGCTCTCCACGGCGAGGCCCCATCTCGAGGCGTTGGTGGAGGCGGCGCTGGCCCCCGCGGCGTTCGACCCGCGCACGAGCGAGCGCACCGTGCGCCTGGGGCTCTCCGACGCGAGCGAGGCGTGGCTGTTGCCCCGGCTGCTGGAGGTCCTCGCGCGCGAGGCGCCGAGGATGCGGCTGGTGATGCTGCCCGCGCAGTTCCGGAACGTGGGGGCGCTCATGAGCACGTCCGCCGTGGACGTGGCGTTGACGGTGGCGGACGAGCTGCCGCCCAACATCCGCAGGCAGACGCTCTTCCACGAGGGCTTCTTCTGCCTCTACGACCCGCGTCACGCGCGGCCCGGCAAGCGCCTCACGCTGGAGCGCTACCTGGAGCACGAGCACATCATCGTCTCGTACAACGGCGACTTGCGCGGCGTGGTGGAGGACGCGCTGGGGATCCAGCGCAAGGTCCGCGTGTCGATTCCCTCGTTCCACGGGGTGGGGGACCTGGTGGAGGGGAGCGCGCTCGTGGCCACGGTGCCGGGGATGGTGGCGCGGCAGGTGGTGGCGCTGCGTCCGGCGCTGAGGATGGTGAAGCCGCCCTTCGCGGTGGAGGGCTCGCCCCTGGAGCTGTTCTGGCGCGTCACGTCCGAGGACGACGAGGCCCTGCGTTTCATCCGCGAACACGTGGCCCGGATTGCCCGGAGCCTGAGGCCCTCGACCTGA
- a CDS encoding serine/threonine protein kinase, protein MQVGKYQLVRKLASGGMAEVFLAKAAGPMGFEKTLVLKRILPHLAEDPAFVEMFLGEARLAAQLEHPNIVQIFDFGEADGSYFLAMEFIDGPTLRRLVKRALEQPLPPVVCAKLVAQAAEGLAFAHEFSDAVTGEPLGLIHRDVSPDNILVSRQGAVKVVDFGVAKVAGQGHRTQTGVVKGKVAYMPPEQLRASPLDRRVDVYALGVVLYELLTGKRPFEATTEASTMQAILFEPFVPVEARRPDVPEPLRRILELALMKDRDARYPDCRALEADLERYLRSSSEPVGAYQLSQFVAKVMAEAGGTPAAGVVAPVGMTPPKPASAPRSMSAPVEERPVKTTPLPVTVDSTSPTTPMPLSVRGVMGGEVPQVRPVSAEAREKEGARKRVSARHALPAQAGVAGQVRGADDGWKAASLAGAAEVAQGAEVERDANDRVRTDAGASDEDHISTGVQVSAPMGQGRGWLLGVMAAAVVLVVGGGLVLATREESPKFVNPPPLPVTAKREPVREGVAPVAKSPEVAAPVETPPSAAQAPVAQPSVAPVENPVEVVKGSGAEAKPSGVEQAGGASAARAPVVPVPAAQDASARQGAASPTAQKPSQIPVFEAKPEAKPSARAKPPARVGKGTLEFRIRPYAVVTLNDQELGPTPFAPKEVPAGKHRIKLHNPDLHKTQQVTVEVGAGETKVIKYNFEAE, encoded by the coding sequence ATGCAAGTCGGGAAGTATCAACTCGTCCGGAAGCTTGCCTCGGGGGGCATGGCGGAGGTCTTCCTCGCGAAGGCCGCTGGCCCCATGGGGTTCGAGAAGACGCTCGTCCTGAAGCGCATCCTGCCGCATCTGGCGGAGGACCCGGCGTTCGTGGAGATGTTCCTGGGCGAGGCGCGGCTGGCCGCGCAGCTCGAGCACCCGAACATCGTGCAGATCTTCGACTTCGGCGAGGCGGACGGCAGCTACTTCCTGGCGATGGAGTTCATCGACGGGCCCACGCTGCGGCGGTTGGTGAAGCGCGCGCTGGAGCAGCCGTTGCCGCCGGTGGTCTGCGCGAAGCTGGTGGCGCAGGCGGCGGAGGGCCTGGCGTTCGCGCACGAGTTCAGTGACGCGGTGACGGGCGAGCCCCTGGGGCTCATCCACCGCGACGTGAGCCCGGACAACATCCTGGTGTCGCGGCAGGGCGCGGTGAAGGTGGTGGACTTCGGCGTGGCGAAGGTGGCGGGGCAGGGGCACCGCACGCAGACGGGCGTGGTGAAGGGGAAGGTGGCGTACATGCCGCCGGAGCAGCTGCGCGCCAGTCCCCTGGACCGCCGCGTGGATGTGTATGCGCTGGGGGTGGTGCTGTACGAGCTGCTCACGGGCAAGCGCCCGTTCGAGGCCACCACCGAGGCCAGCACGATGCAGGCCATCCTGTTCGAGCCCTTCGTGCCGGTGGAGGCGCGCAGGCCCGATGTGCCCGAGCCGCTGCGGAGGATTCTCGAGCTGGCGTTGATGAAGGACCGCGACGCGCGCTACCCGGACTGCCGCGCGCTCGAGGCGGACCTGGAGCGCTATCTTCGCTCGTCGAGCGAGCCGGTGGGGGCGTACCAGCTCTCGCAGTTCGTGGCGAAGGTGATGGCGGAGGCGGGGGGCACGCCCGCGGCGGGAGTGGTGGCGCCGGTGGGCATGACGCCCCCGAAGCCCGCGAGCGCTCCCCGCTCGATGTCCGCCCCCGTGGAGGAGCGGCCGGTGAAGACCACGCCGCTGCCGGTGACGGTGGATTCGACGTCACCGACGACGCCCATGCCGCTGTCGGTGCGTGGGGTGATGGGGGGCGAGGTGCCGCAGGTCCGGCCTGTCTCGGCGGAGGCGCGTGAGAAGGAAGGGGCTCGCAAGCGGGTGAGCGCGCGGCATGCGCTGCCGGCGCAGGCGGGGGTGGCGGGGCAGGTTCGTGGAGCGGATGACGGGTGGAAGGCCGCGTCGCTCGCGGGTGCCGCGGAGGTGGCCCAGGGGGCCGAGGTCGAGCGGGATGCGAATGACCGCGTGCGGACGGACGCGGGGGCCTCGGATGAGGACCACATCTCCACGGGCGTGCAGGTCTCCGCGCCGATGGGACAGGGGCGTGGGTGGTTGCTCGGAGTCATGGCGGCGGCCGTGGTGCTCGTGGTTGGTGGCGGCCTGGTGCTGGCCACGCGCGAGGAGTCTCCGAAGTTCGTGAACCCGCCGCCGCTGCCTGTCACGGCGAAGCGCGAGCCGGTGCGCGAGGGCGTGGCCCCGGTCGCGAAGTCACCCGAGGTCGCTGCCCCGGTGGAGACTCCGCCGTCGGCGGCGCAGGCTCCGGTCGCACAGCCCTCTGTCGCGCCCGTGGAAAACCCGGTGGAGGTCGTGAAGGGGAGTGGGGCGGAGGCGAAGCCTTCGGGGGTGGAGCAGGCGGGAGGGGCGAGCGCCGCGCGGGCTCCCGTTGTGCCCGTGCCGGCGGCACAGGACGCGTCGGCGCGTCAGGGGGCCGCGAGCCCCACGGCGCAGAAGCCCTCGCAGATTCCCGTGTTCGAAGCGAAGCCGGAGGCGAAGCCCTCTGCCCGTGCGAAGCCCCCGGCGCGCGTGGGCAAGGGGACGCTGGAGTTCCGCATCCGGCCCTATGCCGTCGTCACGTTGAATGACCAGGAATTGGGACCGACGCCGTTCGCTCCCAAGGAAGTCCCGGCGGGAAAGCACCGCATCAAGCTGCACAACCCCGACCTCCACAAGACACAGCAGGTCACCGTGGAGGTGGGGGCAGGGGAGACCAAGGTCATCAAGTACAACTTCGAGGCGGAGTAG
- the rpsD gene encoding 30S ribosomal protein S4, with amino-acid sequence MARDLGPRGKMCRRLGIPLSRITAKDPDKDPVLRRPYPPGQHGATARVSNSDFSRRLREKQKLKLYYGLLEKQCRRAFMEARRSPGNTGTVLLQLLESRLDSLILRAGLATSIRQARQFVRHGYFQVNGAATDIPSFRVKPGSEVKYHPAHLKLTIVRESFERMKGRNVPPYVQVLGDGEGMRYVRLPEREEIPVDVNEPFIVEFYAQRS; translated from the coding sequence GTGGCGCGTGACTTGGGACCAAGGGGCAAGATGTGCCGGCGACTGGGGATTCCTCTTTCGCGAATCACCGCGAAGGATCCGGACAAGGACCCGGTGCTGCGCAGGCCCTACCCGCCCGGCCAGCACGGCGCCACGGCGCGGGTGAGCAACAGCGACTTCTCGCGCCGCCTGCGTGAGAAGCAGAAGCTGAAGCTGTACTACGGCCTCTTGGAGAAGCAGTGCCGGCGCGCGTTCATGGAGGCCCGCCGCTCCCCCGGCAACACGGGCACGGTGCTCCTGCAGCTGCTGGAGAGCCGCCTGGACTCGCTCATCCTGCGCGCGGGGCTGGCCACCAGCATCCGCCAGGCGCGCCAGTTCGTGCGCCACGGCTACTTCCAGGTCAACGGCGCCGCGACGGACATCCCCAGCTTCCGCGTCAAGCCGGGCAGCGAGGTGAAGTACCACCCCGCGCACCTGAAGCTGACCATCGTCCGGGAGTCGTTCGAGCGCATGAAGGGCCGCAACGTGCCGCCCTACGTGCAGGTGCTCGGCGACGGCGAGGGCATGCGCTACGTGCGCCTGCCCGAGCGCGAGGAGATTCCCGTCGACGTGAACGAGCCGTTCATCGTCGAGTTCTACGCGCAGCGCAGCTAG
- a CDS encoding serine/threonine-protein kinase, with protein MPPKLIGPYRVLETLGSGGAGTVYRALDRRSNDEVALKLLSAGPTLDERAARRLAREFETLADLSHPNVVKVFEAGVHQGWPYLAMELIEGLTLRHYLDIRGDDLLSPSSSSAPRSLLSVRRTADDDFGVGSDSDLDMPGDSRSGHEGLFSMDAFNEEPPSEDLRSYGAEDNQDALDSDDSLEGFDVPAPAPRKPADDSRAPREEDLNRPERMGRLKDTMLQLCEALAYIHGHGLVHRDLKPSNVMVDEDRQVRLMDFGLAKFLADDVAITEAGKMVGTYRYMAPEQILGEPLDGRSDLYSLGVILYELLSGRPPFDAKTPHELWRQVLETEPPPVLALNLHGDPQFARVAHRLIRKEPDDRFQTAEEVYEALSE; from the coding sequence ATGCCCCCGAAGCTCATCGGTCCCTACCGCGTCCTGGAGACGCTCGGCAGCGGCGGGGCTGGCACCGTGTACCGGGCCCTGGACCGCCGCAGCAACGACGAAGTCGCCCTGAAGCTGCTCTCGGCCGGCCCGACGCTGGACGAGCGCGCGGCACGACGGCTCGCGCGCGAATTCGAGACGCTGGCGGACCTGTCCCACCCCAACGTGGTGAAGGTCTTCGAGGCGGGGGTCCACCAGGGCTGGCCCTACCTGGCCATGGAGCTCATCGAGGGGCTCACGCTGCGCCACTACCTGGACATCCGCGGGGACGACCTCCTGTCGCCCAGCAGCTCCAGCGCGCCCCGGAGCCTCTTGTCGGTGCGGCGCACGGCGGACGACGACTTCGGAGTGGGCAGCGACTCGGACCTGGACATGCCGGGGGACTCGCGCTCGGGGCACGAGGGCCTGTTCAGCATGGACGCCTTCAACGAGGAGCCCCCGAGCGAGGATTTGCGCAGCTATGGCGCGGAGGACAACCAGGACGCGCTGGACTCGGACGACTCGCTGGAGGGGTTCGATGTTCCCGCACCCGCGCCCCGCAAGCCCGCGGACGACAGCCGGGCGCCCCGCGAGGAGGACCTCAACCGGCCCGAGCGCATGGGGCGGCTGAAGGACACCATGCTCCAGCTGTGCGAGGCGCTGGCCTACATCCATGGGCACGGGCTGGTGCACCGCGACCTGAAGCCCTCCAACGTGATGGTGGACGAGGACCGGCAGGTGCGGCTGATGGACTTCGGCCTGGCGAAGTTCCTCGCGGACGACGTGGCGATCACGGAAGCCGGCAAGATGGTGGGCACGTACCGCTACATGGCGCCGGAGCAGATTCTGGGAGAGCCGCTGGATGGACGCTCGGACCTGTACAGCCTGGGCGTCATCCTCTATGAGCTGCTGAGCGGGCGGCCCCCCTTCGACGCGAAGACGCCGCACGAGTTGTGGCGGCAGGTGTTGGAGACGGAGCCTCCGCCCGTATTGGCGTTGAACCTTCATGGGGACCCGCAGTTCGCGCGGGTGGCCCACCGCCTCATCCGCAAGGAGCCGGACGACCGGTTCCAGACGGCCGAGGAAGTCTACGAGGCACTTTCCGAGTGA
- a CDS encoding DUF6624 domain-containing protein, with the protein MRRLVILCAALSVVACARSAGSVSTATPEGAAAAARKEASEAGFLSWQGEHASALPLFRRAWERGSRDRFRAYDAACSAAVLQEDTEALLWLGRAADLGFDEVSRFREDPRLARVRRLPGYAVIEQRVAEAEAKALRATDPVLRDELLARAMENAKVRQVVFESRLRGETARKKLAEVDVRNTAWLAEVVARTGWPDAALVGPRASNAAWVLASSSDHDVAFQARVITLMEQAVARGQQDSASRLASLTDSVLLNQGKPQRYGTKLTVVDGVVVPKALEDSAGVDARRAGVGLPPLAESIASHTELLKSMSLLE; encoded by the coding sequence ATGAGACGTCTCGTCATCCTGTGCGCGGCGCTGTCTGTCGTGGCGTGTGCTCGCTCGGCGGGAAGTGTGTCCACGGCGACGCCGGAAGGGGCTGCCGCCGCGGCGCGGAAGGAGGCGTCGGAGGCGGGCTTCCTCTCCTGGCAAGGAGAGCATGCGTCCGCGCTGCCTCTGTTCCGACGCGCCTGGGAGCGAGGGAGCCGCGACCGGTTCAGGGCGTATGACGCGGCCTGCTCGGCGGCAGTGCTGCAGGAGGACACGGAGGCCCTGCTGTGGCTGGGGCGCGCGGCGGACCTGGGGTTCGATGAGGTCAGCCGGTTCCGCGAAGACCCTCGATTGGCGCGCGTTCGGAGGCTGCCGGGCTATGCCGTCATCGAACAGCGCGTCGCCGAGGCCGAGGCGAAGGCCCTGCGGGCGACGGACCCCGTATTGCGCGACGAGTTGCTCGCTCGCGCGATGGAGAACGCCAAGGTTCGTCAGGTCGTCTTCGAGTCCAGGCTCCGGGGCGAGACCGCGAGGAAGAAGCTGGCGGAGGTCGACGTGCGCAACACCGCCTGGCTCGCGGAGGTTGTCGCTCGCACGGGTTGGCCGGATGCTGCGCTGGTGGGGCCGCGCGCCTCGAACGCGGCGTGGGTGCTGGCGTCGAGCTCGGACCACGATGTCGCGTTCCAGGCGCGGGTGATCACGTTGATGGAGCAGGCCGTGGCACGAGGGCAGCAGGACTCGGCGTCGAGGCTCGCGAGCCTGACGGACAGTGTCCTGTTGAATCAGGGCAAGCCGCAGCGGTATGGCACCAAACTGACCGTGGTGGATGGCGTCGTGGTGCCAAAGGCTCTCGAGGATTCCGCCGGCGTGGATGCGCGCCGCGCCGGAGTGGGCCTGCCGCCGCTGGCCGAGTCCATCGCCTCCCACACGGAGCTGTTGAAGTCGATGTCTCTCCTCGAGTGA
- a CDS encoding protein kinase domain-containing protein, producing MLNYVCAAWGRHQAGANARHQAFDVDMELGRQAAGLHCAPMDSATSKPFGRYSLVTRLGKGGMAEAWCARLVGEAGVTKPVLIKKVLPEYAQDERFIQMFISEARIAASLSHGNIAQVFEFGRTEGEHFLAMELVDGPPLHRIVKRALQHGLTAVPVAQAVFIAMEVCRGLHYAHTRVDGGGVPLGIVHRDISPENVLVSYEGQVKIVDFGIAKARELRGFSTEPGVVKGKYLFFSPEQARGEEVDARTDVWAAGVVLYQMLCGRLPLQGPAYVVMHQLQEGRFPPPRALRPELPVELEEILLKALAVKREARFESAHAFAEALSGFLYGMTPRFSPMSVAWLVQTLFTMELREEGREPRVPTLFREELARAAETGTSVTTHDVPAETGQSTRKWASSRRSFGMGIGAGFLLAAGMAVVTWSSRVPKEVAAPPVDEVVVPSSPPPPAAPVIDSASPLVDSDSTDFSLSGGATFGPPLGSSVPSPSPEATRPEPLAVDERLLSGDVEQAPPVATKKKPTTPLAHQKLARAPRVTTEPMPASSESAFAALMKAGRLADEGSDLTEAIAAYRKALALRPDSLEAKAELGRLLVNSFESLPALREGAMLLQEVVRANDRNARAWLSLGMANFSLGHKVASEEALKRYLVLEPTGGAANVARAMLKDLKR from the coding sequence GTGCTGAATTACGTCTGTGCTGCATGGGGCCGTCATCAAGCCGGGGCAAACGCAAGGCATCAGGCATTCGATGTCGACATGGAGCTGGGCCGGCAGGCCGCGGGTTTACATTGCGCGCCCATGGATTCCGCGACGTCCAAGCCCTTTGGGCGCTATTCGTTGGTGACGAGACTGGGCAAAGGGGGGATGGCCGAGGCGTGGTGTGCGCGTCTGGTGGGCGAGGCGGGGGTGACCAAGCCCGTGCTCATCAAGAAGGTGCTGCCTGAGTACGCGCAGGACGAGCGATTCATCCAGATGTTCATCAGTGAGGCGCGAATCGCGGCTTCGCTGTCCCACGGCAACATCGCCCAGGTCTTCGAGTTCGGTCGGACGGAGGGCGAGCATTTTCTGGCGATGGAGTTGGTGGATGGGCCGCCCCTCCATCGCATCGTCAAACGAGCGCTCCAGCACGGGCTGACCGCAGTGCCGGTCGCTCAGGCGGTCTTCATCGCCATGGAGGTCTGTCGAGGTCTCCACTATGCCCATACGCGGGTGGATGGCGGAGGAGTCCCTCTGGGCATCGTGCACCGGGACATTTCCCCGGAGAACGTCCTGGTCAGCTATGAGGGACAGGTCAAGATTGTCGACTTCGGCATCGCGAAGGCGCGCGAGCTGCGAGGATTCAGTACCGAGCCCGGCGTGGTGAAGGGAAAGTATCTCTTCTTCTCGCCGGAGCAGGCGCGTGGCGAAGAGGTCGATGCCCGAACGGATGTCTGGGCGGCGGGGGTCGTGCTCTATCAGATGCTGTGCGGCAGGCTGCCCTTGCAGGGGCCGGCCTATGTCGTGATGCACCAACTCCAGGAAGGGCGCTTTCCGCCGCCGCGCGCTCTTCGTCCGGAGCTACCGGTGGAGCTCGAGGAGATCCTCCTGAAGGCTCTGGCGGTGAAGCGAGAGGCCCGCTTCGAGTCGGCGCACGCCTTCGCGGAGGCGCTCTCGGGTTTCCTCTATGGGATGACTCCGCGCTTCTCTCCGATGTCTGTGGCGTGGCTCGTCCAGACCCTGTTCACCATGGAGCTTCGTGAGGAGGGGCGTGAGCCGCGAGTGCCCACCCTGTTCCGAGAGGAACTGGCGCGTGCTGCGGAGACAGGCACGTCCGTGACGACGCACGACGTGCCCGCCGAGACGGGACAGTCCACCCGGAAGTGGGCATCCTCTCGACGCAGCTTCGGAATGGGTATTGGAGCCGGGTTCCTGTTGGCGGCTGGCATGGCCGTCGTGACCTGGAGTTCGCGTGTGCCCAAGGAAGTCGCGGCGCCGCCTGTCGATGAGGTGGTCGTCCCAAGTTCTCCACCTCCTCCCGCGGCTCCCGTCATCGATTCCGCGAGCCCCTTGGTGGATTCGGACTCGACGGACTTCTCGCTCTCGGGAGGCGCGACCTTCGGCCCGCCGCTTGGGTCATCCGTGCCATCGCCGTCGCCTGAAGCGACTCGCCCCGAGCCCTTGGCGGTCGACGAGAGGTTGCTTTCAGGGGATGTGGAACAAGCGCCACCGGTTGCGACGAAGAAGAAACCCACGACTCCGCTGGCGCACCAAAAACTCGCACGTGCGCCGAGAGTGACGACGGAGCCCATGCCCGCGTCCTCCGAATCGGCGTTCGCCGCACTCATGAAGGCGGGGCGACTGGCGGATGAGGGGAGTGACCTGACAGAAGCCATTGCCGCCTACAGAAAGGCGTTGGCCCTGCGCCCGGATTCGCTCGAGGCGAAAGCGGAATTGGGGCGCCTGCTGGTGAACAGCTTCGAGTCCCTACCAGCACTGCGCGAGGGGGCGATGCTGCTGCAGGAGGTTGTCCGTGCGAACGACCGCAATGCCCGCGCCTGGCTGTCGCTGGGAATGGCCAATTTCTCTCTGGGCCACAAGGTTGCCTCCGAGGAAGCACTCAAGAGGTATCTGGTGCTGGAGCCGACGGGCGGTGCCGCGAACGTGGCTCGAGCGATGCTCAAGGACCTGAAGCGCTGA
- a CDS encoding aldo/keto reductase: MATTHTVKLGSTGPEVFPLGLGCMGMSGMYGATDDAESLRTIHTALERGVTLLDTGDFYGMGHNELLVGRAIAGRRDKVRLSVKFGALRGPDGSWGGIDLRPAAVKNFAAYSLKRLGVDVIDIYRPARLDPNVPIEETIGAIAGLVKAGYVRHIALSEVGAETVRRAQRVHPIVDVQLEYSLASRGPETNLFPALREMGVGATLYGVLSRGLLTGSKPAGAGDFRAHLPRFSGEHRATNEASVQALHRFAQERDLSPAQLAIAWVLARQPGFVPIIGARRVAQLEDALAALARPLSREDVSALESLVAFTGERYGAEQMHMLDSERP; encoded by the coding sequence ATGGCAACGACGCACACGGTGAAGCTGGGGAGCACGGGACCGGAGGTCTTCCCGCTCGGACTGGGCTGCATGGGCATGTCCGGGATGTACGGGGCAACGGACGACGCGGAGAGCCTCCGCACGATTCACACCGCCCTGGAGCGCGGCGTGACGCTGCTCGACACCGGGGACTTCTACGGCATGGGGCACAACGAGCTGCTCGTGGGCCGCGCCATCGCCGGACGCCGCGACAAGGTGCGGCTGTCCGTCAAGTTCGGCGCGCTGCGCGGACCGGATGGGAGCTGGGGCGGCATCGACCTGCGCCCCGCGGCCGTGAAGAACTTCGCCGCCTATTCGCTCAAGCGATTGGGCGTGGACGTCATCGACATCTACCGGCCCGCCCGCCTGGACCCGAACGTCCCCATCGAGGAGACCATCGGCGCCATCGCCGGGCTGGTGAAGGCCGGCTACGTGCGCCACATCGCCCTGTCGGAGGTCGGCGCGGAGACGGTGCGTCGCGCCCAGCGCGTGCATCCCATCGTCGACGTGCAGCTGGAATACTCCCTCGCGAGCCGGGGCCCGGAGACGAACCTCTTCCCCGCGCTCCGGGAGATGGGGGTCGGCGCCACGCTCTACGGCGTCCTCTCGCGCGGCCTGCTCACGGGCAGCAAGCCCGCTGGCGCGGGGGACTTCCGCGCGCACCTGCCCCGCTTCAGCGGCGAGCACCGCGCGACGAACGAGGCCTCGGTGCAGGCGCTGCACCGCTTCGCCCAGGAGCGGGACCTGTCGCCCGCACAGCTCGCCATCGCCTGGGTGCTCGCGCGTCAGCCCGGCTTCGTCCCCATCATCGGCGCCCGCCGCGTCGCCCAGCTCGAGGACGCGCTCGCCGCCCTGGCACGTCCGCTGTCCCGCGAGGACGTCTCCGCCCTCGAGTCTCTGGTGGCTTTCACCGGCGAGCGGTATGGGGCCGAGCAGATGCACATGCTCGACAGCGAGCGCCCCTGA